Proteins encoded within one genomic window of Empedobacter falsenii:
- the pdxH gene encoding pyridoxamine 5'-phosphate oxidase, translated as MKQDLSYKRKVYEKQSMNFDSLRENPIEQFRDWFLQAEESDGVDEANAMSVATIGEDGFPRTRVVLLKRYTDEGFIFYTNYNSQKGKALLENPNVCLSFFWPFLERQIIIKGVAEKTSDNNSDGYFETRPRSSQLGAWISAQSSVIDEHEDLAAEELELEKKYEGKEIPRPAHWGGFLIRPTEIEFWQGRPSRLHDRVRYVLQDDFDWKKERLAP; from the coding sequence ATGAAACAAGATTTAAGTTATAAAAGAAAAGTTTACGAAAAACAGTCGATGAATTTTGATTCGTTAAGAGAAAATCCGATCGAACAATTTCGTGATTGGTTTCTGCAAGCGGAAGAATCGGATGGAGTGGATGAAGCAAATGCGATGTCTGTTGCGACGATTGGTGAAGATGGTTTTCCGAGAACTCGCGTTGTTTTATTGAAAAGATATACGGATGAAGGTTTTATTTTTTATACGAATTATAACAGCCAGAAAGGAAAAGCTTTGTTAGAAAATCCGAATGTTTGTTTATCATTTTTTTGGCCATTTCTAGAAAGACAGATTATTATAAAAGGTGTAGCAGAAAAAACATCGGATAATAATTCGGATGGATATTTCGAAACGCGTCCAAGAAGTAGCCAGTTAGGTGCTTGGATTTCGGCACAAAGTTCTGTGATTGATGAGCACGAAGATTTAGCAGCAGAAGAATTGGAATTAGAGAAAAAATACGAAGGAAAAGAAATTCCGCGCCCAGCACATTGGGGTGGTTTCTTGATTCGCCCCACGGAAATAGAGTTTTGGCAAGGACGTCCAAGTCGTTTACACGATAGAGTTCGTTATGTTTTACAAGACGATTTTGATTGGAAAAAAGAGCGTTTAGCTCCTTAA
- a CDS encoding YqgE/AlgH family protein has product MSIKSIKKGAILVAKPTLSNDIFQRSVILITEHLESGSIGFILNHSSHIPISIFVSEIESASIVFEGGPVDKENIYYIHKRPDLIRNSEKIADNLYWSGVYEDVRDAVNQNLITQDEIKFFIGYCGWAPKQIKDELNDNSWAVTDLDFDIFERWDADLWKKLMKQLGGENLIWLNTPADPSMN; this is encoded by the coding sequence ATGTCTATCAAAAGTATAAAAAAAGGAGCTATTTTGGTCGCAAAACCAACATTAAGTAATGATATTTTTCAGCGAAGTGTTATTTTAATTACAGAACACTTAGAATCTGGAAGTATTGGTTTTATTCTTAATCATTCTTCTCATATTCCGATTAGTATTTTTGTATCTGAAATAGAATCTGCTTCTATTGTTTTTGAAGGTGGACCTGTCGATAAAGAAAATATCTATTATATTCACAAACGACCTGATTTAATCAGAAATAGCGAAAAAATTGCTGACAATTTATATTGGTCTGGTGTGTATGAAGATGTACGCGATGCGGTAAATCAGAATTTGATTACGCAAGATGAAATCAAATTTTTTATTGGATATTGTGGTTGGGCGCCAAAACAAATCAAAGATGAATTAAACGATAATTCGTGGGCTGTAACAGATTTGGATTTTGATATTTTTGAGCGTTGGGATGCTGATTTGTGGAAAAAATTAATGAAACAGCTTGGAGGTGAAAACTTAATTTGGCTAAACACCCCCGCTGATCCTTCTATGAATTAA
- a CDS encoding aminotransferase class IV, with protein sequence MKINLGGVIVEKANAEIGIQNRAFRNGDAVKEILRFVNGEIIDWEDHYFNLMAAMRIYRMNIPLDFTPEFFQEQINLLAEVNQTKSGKVEFFAFRNDEEDYLKASINYLISIENSDNDWEFLQAENEIDVYKDYAINTAFYSLVNTYRPEENIAEIYRLENDYADIILLNANKKMARSLRGNIFVVNGETIRTPKKEEGVITSVLRNNFITKINKAEEFKVEEVEIFPFEIQKAEEVFILIDGVGILPITKNRKKEYTLDKTKSIFKYL encoded by the coding sequence TTGAAAATTAACTTAGGTGGCGTTATTGTCGAAAAAGCAAATGCAGAAATAGGAATTCAGAACAGAGCTTTTCGTAATGGTGATGCTGTAAAAGAAATTTTACGATTTGTAAATGGTGAAATTATTGATTGGGAAGATCATTATTTCAATCTAATGGCTGCTATGCGTATTTACCGCATGAATATTCCGTTGGATTTTACACCAGAATTTTTTCAAGAACAAATCAATTTATTAGCAGAAGTAAATCAGACCAAGTCAGGAAAAGTAGAATTTTTTGCTTTCAGAAATGATGAGGAAGATTATCTAAAAGCATCCATCAATTATTTGATTTCTATCGAAAACAGTGACAATGATTGGGAGTTTTTACAAGCCGAAAACGAGATTGATGTTTATAAAGATTATGCGATCAATACTGCATTTTACTCACTTGTGAATACGTATCGTCCAGAAGAAAATATTGCAGAAATCTATCGTTTAGAGAATGATTATGCTGATATTATTTTGCTAAATGCAAACAAAAAAATGGCACGTTCTTTACGAGGAAATATTTTTGTGGTGAATGGAGAAACAATTCGTACACCGAAAAAAGAAGAAGGTGTTATTACAAGTGTTTTGAGAAATAATTTCATTACAAAAATTAATAAAGCCGAAGAATTTAAAGTAGAAGAAGTCGAAATTTTTCCATTCGAAATTCAGAAAGCCGAAGAAGTTTTCATTTTGATTGATGGAGTTGGAATTTTACCAATTACCAAAAATCGTAAAAAAGAATACACTTTAGACAAAACAAAATCGATTTTTAAGTATTTATAA
- a CDS encoding START-like domain-containing protein, whose amino-acid sequence MPKKKYQVEFSIKSSPSLLYNYISNPSGLSEWFADNVNSRGEKYTFIWDGHEESAFLMKSKQDGYVRFQWEYDEDTKYFFELTIVEDDLTNDVSLVITDFADEDEVEESKQLWESQIEDLKKILGSV is encoded by the coding sequence ATGCCAAAAAAGAAATATCAAGTAGAATTTTCAATCAAGTCTTCACCGTCTTTGCTATATAACTATATTTCAAACCCTTCAGGTTTATCAGAATGGTTTGCAGATAACGTAAATTCTCGTGGAGAAAAATATACTTTTATTTGGGATGGACACGAAGAATCTGCATTTTTGATGAAATCTAAGCAAGATGGATACGTGCGCTTTCAATGGGAATATGATGAAGACACAAAATATTTCTTCGAATTAACAATTGTAGAAGACGATTTAACGAACGATGTATCATTAGTTATTACAGATTTTGCTGATGAAGACGAAGTAGAAGAATCAAAACAATTGTGGGAAAGTCAAATTGAAGATCTTAAAAAAATCTTAGGATCTGTTTAA
- a CDS encoding DUF6515 family protein, producing MKKIRFTLLGVAFTAMLAVGVNAQDRGQRGGERSSSSREATSRSQGNGRSEMARTENRTSRIEGNRTERIDRSNSTNDSWKNSTNRTERETSTRIDRNNTAIVSSRPSSNKDWNNSRNNRENNQGNQGNRSESLKNRDFYNNPVRINSSSYNRGNRPVSNVNVRNYNKYSYNSYNFYGNNGIYYRPYNSGYVRYMPYVGFRINILPVGYVTINIGNRNPYYFYEGVYYSPNRNYYEVVQAPLGAIVYALPAGYERVDYGGEYLYEFGGVLYQKIYNRGTRAYQVVGYLD from the coding sequence ATGAAAAAAATTAGATTTACACTTTTAGGAGTAGCTTTTACAGCCATGTTAGCTGTTGGTGTAAATGCTCAAGATAGAGGTCAAAGAGGTGGTGAGAGAAGTTCTTCTTCAAGAGAAGCAACTTCAAGAAGTCAAGGGAATGGACGCTCTGAAATGGCTAGAACAGAAAATAGAACTAGTCGTATTGAAGGAAATAGAACAGAAAGAATAGATCGCAGTAATTCTACGAATGACTCTTGGAAGAATTCTACAAATAGAACAGAACGTGAAACGAGTACACGTATAGATAGAAACAATACAGCGATTGTAAGTAGTAGACCAAGTTCTAATAAAGATTGGAATAATAGTAGAAATAACAGAGAAAATAACCAAGGTAATCAAGGTAATAGATCTGAGAGTTTAAAAAACAGAGATTTCTACAACAATCCAGTTCGTATAAATTCTAGCTCATACAACAGAGGAAACCGACCAGTTTCTAATGTGAATGTAAGAAACTATAACAAGTATTCGTACAACAGTTATAATTTCTACGGAAATAACGGTATTTACTATCGTCCTTATAACAGTGGATATGTGAGATATATGCCATATGTAGGATTTAGAATTAATATTTTACCAGTGGGTTATGTAACAATTAATATTGGTAATAGAAATCCATATTATTTCTACGAAGGAGTTTATTACAGCCCTAATAGAAATTATTATGAAGTAGTTCAAGCTCCTCTAGGTGCTATCGTATATGCGTTACCAGCAGGATATGAAAGAGTAGATTATGGAGGCGAATATCTGTATGAATTTGGAGGTGTTTTGTACCAAAAAATTTACAACAGAGGAACAAGAGCTTATCAAGTAGTAGGTTATTTAGATTAG
- a CDS encoding nucleoid-associated protein, translated as MIDVKNAYIAFISLQKVGHKVREEANIFADKTLEYDESKEEQLVPFLLSPFKKTLEINRFTHYTEKLEFNVLYNQCKQMFDEETDFIDFSQEVLSHLYEKSLHPQIKSGEVFIALFENMMFDGIPCRGIGIYKLENKKKFLRFDESRGLDYNIWKGYKLEGIDKACLILDAYRDEGFRVYSIDDKNVESEYWKKNFLEIDLIKNNNYHTKKYMELITDFSNDFLLDKTDKKQQAEFISNSINVLNSNEVVTNEIFEDQVLKPFEIIDEFKEYKKDYSENNRVEFVEAFEVSVPTLMKESKKIKSEIKLDTKINIKLDLTNPDAAEEYLERGFDEEKKMYYYKVYFNSEQ; from the coding sequence ATGATTGACGTTAAAAATGCTTACATCGCCTTTATTAGTTTACAAAAAGTTGGACATAAAGTTCGAGAAGAAGCTAACATTTTTGCCGATAAAACACTAGAATACGACGAATCTAAGGAAGAACAATTGGTTCCTTTCTTATTAAGTCCTTTCAAAAAAACGCTCGAAATTAATCGTTTCACGCATTATACAGAAAAGTTAGAATTTAATGTTTTGTATAATCAATGCAAGCAAATGTTTGATGAAGAAACAGATTTTATTGATTTTTCGCAAGAAGTTTTAAGTCATTTATACGAGAAATCATTGCATCCACAGATCAAAAGTGGTGAAGTTTTTATTGCACTTTTCGAAAATATGATGTTCGACGGAATTCCTTGTCGTGGAATTGGAATTTATAAATTAGAAAATAAGAAAAAATTCTTGCGTTTCGACGAATCTCGTGGTTTAGATTACAACATTTGGAAAGGTTATAAGTTAGAAGGAATCGACAAAGCCTGTCTTATTCTTGATGCTTATCGCGACGAAGGTTTCCGCGTCTACTCTATCGATGATAAAAATGTGGAGTCAGAATATTGGAAGAAAAATTTCTTAGAAATTGATTTGATTAAGAACAACAATTACCATACGAAGAAATATATGGAGTTGATTACAGATTTCTCGAATGATTTTCTTTTGGATAAAACGGACAAAAAACAACAAGCCGAATTTATCTCAAATTCGATAAATGTATTGAATTCAAATGAAGTTGTAACGAATGAGATTTTTGAAGATCAAGTTTTGAAACCTTTCGAAATTATTGACGAATTCAAAGAATATAAGAAAGATTATAGCGAAAATAATCGCGTTGAATTTGTGGAAGCGTTTGAAGTTTCGGTTCCAACTTTGATGAAAGAATCGAAGAAAATCAAAAGTGAAATTAAATTAGATACAAAGATTAATATAAAATTAGATTTGACAAATCCAGATGCAGCCGAAGAATATTTGGAGCGCGGCTTTGACGAAGAAAAGAAAATGTATTATTATAAAGTTTACTTTAACTCAGAACAATAA
- a CDS encoding LytR/AlgR family response regulator transcription factor yields MKLTCIAIDDEPLALKLLENFIHHSDDLELLASFNSSQSAQLFLLQNQVDSIFLDIEMPELNGIDFVKSLLENNVKTSIVFVSAYSNYAIEGFKVSATDFLLKPYSFEDFERTIFKIKHQKNLENLLKQNDDIFIKIDAKQVKIKLSSILYIESMKDYLKIYSEDKELPYIPLMTLKKIKENLPENFIQINRSHIINFNKVNSFGKNNLIIGKKEFSLSEKYKPYFEKYIK; encoded by the coding sequence ATGAAATTAACCTGTATAGCGATTGATGATGAGCCTTTAGCGTTGAAATTATTAGAGAATTTTATTCATCATTCTGATGATTTAGAGTTGCTTGCGAGTTTTAATTCTTCTCAATCTGCCCAATTATTTCTTCTTCAAAATCAAGTTGATAGCATTTTTTTGGATATTGAAATGCCTGAGTTAAATGGAATTGATTTTGTAAAATCGTTGTTAGAAAATAATGTAAAAACGTCAATAGTTTTTGTGTCTGCTTATAGCAATTATGCAATAGAAGGTTTTAAAGTTTCGGCAACAGATTTTTTACTTAAACCTTATAGTTTTGAAGATTTTGAACGAACAATTTTTAAAATAAAACATCAAAAAAATCTGGAAAATTTATTGAAACAAAACGATGATATTTTCATTAAAATTGATGCAAAGCAAGTAAAAATAAAGCTTTCGTCTATTTTGTATATCGAAAGTATGAAAGATTATTTGAAAATATATTCCGAGGACAAGGAGTTACCATATATTCCGTTAATGACACTGAAAAAAATCAAAGAAAATTTACCTGAAAATTTCATTCAGATTAATCGTTCGCATATTATCAATTTTAATAAAGTGAATTCTTTTGGGAAAAATAATTTAATAATAGGAAAGAAAGAGTTTAGCTTATCAGAGAAATATAAACCTTATTTTGAGAAGTATATCAAATAA
- a CDS encoding sensor histidine kinase, protein MQDFVKKYPLIFHLLGWIGIAFIFFIIFPLTYRINLPIEHYIYHAILLVFLMILYYLNVGFLLPKISWRKNGVLYILTLIILTIFLILVMNQVEEILQLNQKLHQILHPNQPTNLKQNSFFISIYISIFALIIFAIGISSHLIKNLNKEEKKKLLLKEEKTKAELSVLKAQINPHFFFNTLNTIHSLTYFEVEKSRTAIQKMAKMMRFVLNEEQNDKVLLKDEISFIENYIDLMRFRIPENVTLKVEISTSENELEIAPMILLTFIENAFQYGISTTKDCEICLKINVENGLLILETINEIFENKRVNRSKNIGIQNTIKRLEIMYSSNYEYVVKIESNVYNCLLKIKLK, encoded by the coding sequence ATGCAAGATTTCGTAAAAAAATATCCACTTATTTTCCATTTATTGGGATGGATCGGAATTGCATTTATCTTTTTCATCATTTTTCCGCTTACCTATCGCATCAATTTACCAATAGAACATTACATTTATCACGCTATTTTACTTGTCTTTTTAATGATATTGTATTATTTGAATGTAGGTTTTTTATTGCCAAAAATTAGTTGGAGAAAAAACGGCGTTTTGTATATTTTAACGTTAATAATTTTGACTATTTTTCTGATTCTTGTGATGAATCAAGTGGAAGAAATATTACAATTAAATCAAAAACTTCATCAAATATTACATCCAAATCAGCCAACAAATTTGAAGCAAAATTCATTTTTCATTTCGATTTATATTTCAATTTTTGCTTTAATTATTTTCGCGATTGGAATTTCATCTCATTTGATTAAAAATTTGAACAAAGAAGAAAAGAAAAAACTTTTGTTGAAAGAAGAAAAAACCAAAGCAGAATTAAGTGTTTTGAAAGCACAAATTAATCCACATTTCTTTTTCAATACATTAAATACGATTCATTCGTTAACTTATTTTGAAGTTGAGAAGTCGAGAACTGCAATTCAGAAAATGGCTAAAATGATGCGTTTTGTGTTGAATGAAGAGCAAAATGATAAAGTTTTGCTGAAAGATGAAATTAGTTTTATCGAGAATTATATTGATTTGATGCGTTTTCGGATTCCAGAAAATGTAACGTTAAAAGTTGAGATTTCTACTTCTGAAAATGAGTTAGAAATTGCGCCAATGATATTGTTAACATTTATAGAAAATGCTTTTCAATATGGAATTTCAACGACGAAAGATTGTGAAATTTGTTTGAAGATTAATGTTGAAAATGGATTATTAATTTTAGAAACAATAAATGAAATCTTTGAAAATAAACGCGTTAATCGTTCTAAAAATATTGGAATTCAAAATACGATAAAACGCTTAGAAATTATGTATTCGTCAAATTATGAATATGTAGTGAAGATAGAATCAAATGTTTACAACTGTTTACTAAAAATTAAGTTGAAATGA